TCCAGACGTTCATAAATGTGAGTATCCCCACCGTGACCAACGCCGGTATGGAATTCGGCCAGATAATCTTAAAGATAATGGTGAGTTCATGGCATCCATCCAATCGGGCTGCTTCGATCAGATCGTGAGGAATTGATTTGTAGAACTGCCGGAAAAGGAAGATCCCGAACACACTGATCATAGCCGGGAAAATGAGTGCCATATAGGTATTAACCCAGCCGAAGTTCACCATGAGCACGTACATGGGTATCAACGTCACCTGAAATGGGATCATCATGGTAAAAAGCATAACTGAAAAAATCAGTTCCCTGCCGCGAAATCTTAGGTGGGATAAGGCATACCCAACGACTGAACTGAAGATCAATACAAGCACAGTGACACAGGAAGAAACAAATAGCGAATTCAGGAAAGCCCGGCCAATTGGAATTCTCTCAATAACCGCCTTATAACTTTCGAAGCTTATTTCAGAAGGGATAAGATTCAGATATTGAATTTCAGTCTCAGGCTTTATGGTGGCAGAAACCATCCATAGGAACGGATAGATAAAGGTCACGCCAAGGGACAGCAAGACTAGATAGCTTAACGTGATTAACAGTCTCTTTTTCAAAACTCTTTCTCAAAAAACTTACGTTGCAGCGCTACAACAATAAAAATAATGCCTGCCATCGTGAAACCCAATGTGGCCGCATACCCCATTTTATAGAAACTGAAGGCCTGCTGG
The genomic region above belongs to Candidatus Neomarinimicrobiota bacterium and contains:
- a CDS encoding carbohydrate ABC transporter permease, with protein sequence MKKRLLITLSYLVLLSLGVTFIYPFLWMVSATIKPETEIQYLNLIPSEISFESYKAVIERIPIGRAFLNSLFVSSCVTVLVLIFSSVVGYALSHLRFRGRELIFSVMLFTMMIPFQVTLIPMYVLMVNFGWVNTYMALIFPAMISVFGIFLFRQFYKSIPHDLIEAARLDGCHELTIIFKIIWPNSIPALVTVGILTFMNVWNDVLWPIIVIRNRELMTMPQMVTLFATGGQAESQMGAILASATMLALPVVILYLFFQRHFIESMASTGLKG